In Kitasatospora sp. NBC_00240, the following are encoded in one genomic region:
- a CDS encoding amino acid ABC transporter permease, which translates to MSSSRSASASVLYDAPGPRARVRYRALGVLAVLGIAGLLWYAYDKLDSTGQFAPELWEPFQYTAVQQRILDGLLATLKAFALAAVLSLLLGALLAAGRLSDHKPVRAVSTAVVQFFRAMPLLIMIFALYRGLFAGDPFWALVTGLTLYNGSVQAEIIRSGVEAVPRGQGEAAYALGMRKSQVMLSILVPQAVRSMLPAIISQMVVTLKDTSLGFVITYPELLYAIKIIASNSTGYPYVPTVLVATPIYITMCLLLTALARWIEARGRRGANRRTPVPA; encoded by the coding sequence GTGAGTTCCTCCCGCTCCGCCTCGGCCAGCGTCCTCTACGACGCGCCCGGCCCGCGCGCCCGGGTCCGCTACCGGGCCCTCGGCGTCCTCGCCGTGCTCGGTATCGCCGGCCTGCTCTGGTACGCCTACGACAAGCTGGACAGCACCGGCCAGTTCGCCCCCGAGCTGTGGGAGCCGTTCCAGTACACGGCCGTGCAGCAGCGCATCCTCGACGGACTGCTGGCCACCCTCAAGGCCTTCGCCCTGGCCGCCGTCCTGTCGCTGCTGCTGGGCGCGCTGCTGGCGGCCGGCCGGCTGTCGGACCACAAGCCGGTCCGCGCGGTCTCCACCGCCGTCGTGCAGTTCTTCCGCGCGATGCCGCTGCTCATCATGATCTTCGCGCTGTACCGCGGCCTGTTCGCCGGCGACCCGTTCTGGGCCCTGGTCACCGGGCTGACGCTGTACAACGGCTCGGTCCAGGCGGAGATCATCCGCTCCGGCGTCGAGGCGGTGCCCCGCGGGCAGGGCGAGGCCGCGTACGCCCTCGGGATGCGCAAGAGCCAGGTGATGCTGAGCATCCTGGTGCCGCAGGCGGTCCGCTCGATGCTGCCCGCGATCATCAGCCAGATGGTCGTCACCCTCAAGGACACCTCGCTCGGGTTCGTCATCACCTACCCCGAGCTGCTCTACGCCATCAAGATCATCGCCAGCAACAGCACCGGCTACCCCTACGTCCCGACCGTCCTGGTGGCCACTCCGATCTACATCACGATGTGCCTCCTGCTGACCGCGCTCGCCCGCTGGATCGAGGCGCGCGGACGCCGCGGCGCGAACCGGCGTACACCGGTCCCTGCTTGA
- a CDS encoding amino acid ABC transporter permease, which produces MDILFEHGNFALLRDGFLQTVELSALAALLALLLGTLLAAFRVSPVPVLRAFGAVWVTVFRNTPLTLLFLAAVFTLPRLDVRFSPFTFAVLALGFYTAAFVCEVLRSGINTVPLGQAEAARSLGMTFGQTLRLVILPQAAKTVMGPMSSVFIALPRNSAIAGAFSVAELFQAQASLTDLGYPIVLIFFWVALPYLAISASVGVLFHYLPQIALAAGRLVRGLSERGTPVRTETVEANQ; this is translated from the coding sequence ATGGACATCCTGTTCGAGCACGGCAACTTCGCGCTGCTTCGCGACGGCTTCCTGCAGACGGTCGAGCTGAGCGCACTGGCCGCGCTGCTCGCCCTGCTGCTGGGCACCCTGCTGGCGGCCTTCCGGGTCTCGCCGGTACCGGTCCTGCGCGCGTTCGGCGCCGTCTGGGTGACGGTGTTCCGCAACACGCCGCTGACCCTGCTGTTCCTGGCCGCGGTGTTCACCCTGCCCCGGCTGGACGTCCGGTTCAGCCCCTTCACCTTCGCGGTGCTGGCGCTCGGCTTCTACACCGCCGCCTTCGTCTGCGAGGTGCTGCGCTCCGGCATCAACACCGTCCCGCTCGGGCAGGCTGAGGCCGCCCGCAGCCTGGGCATGACCTTCGGGCAGACCCTGCGCCTGGTGATCCTGCCGCAGGCCGCGAAGACCGTGATGGGCCCGATGAGCAGCGTCTTCATCGCCCTGCCCAGGAACTCCGCGATCGCGGGCGCCTTCAGCGTGGCCGAGCTGTTCCAGGCCCAGGCCTCGCTGACCGACCTCGGCTACCCGATCGTGCTGATCTTCTTCTGGGTCGCCCTGCCGTACCTGGCGATCAGCGCCTCGGTCGGCGTGCTGTTCCACTACCTCCCGCAGATCGCCCTGGCCGCCGGCCGGCTGGTCCGCGGCCTGTCCGAGCGCGGCACCCCCGTACGGACCGAAACCGTGGAGGCGAACCAGTGA
- the rny gene encoding ribonuclease Y has product MKIAVGAGSVASLVLAGVLVAVLGATWLMIRRLQAAQRRAAAESTQAREWAQAQTAQLRGELDRREERLAEELRRVRALEEETAGRAAELALERAAVRELETGRRAALERVAGLSAESARAELVREAEAEARREAAVSVREIERTAKAEADGRAREIIAGAIQRLASEQTAETVVSVFRLPSEDMKGRIIGREGRNIRAFEAVTGVNLIVDDTPESVQLSCFDPVRRETARLTLETLVEDGRIHPVRIEEVHERSRAEVERLCLRAGEDALLAARVGEMAPELVRLLGTLRYRTSYGQNVLGHLVESAHIGGMMADELGVDAALVRRAALLHDIGKALTHEVEGSHAAIGAELARRHGESTEVVHAIEAHHGEVDPKTVEAVLTQAADACSGGRPGARREAVETYVRRLERLEEIAAAHDGVSKVFAMQAGREVRVMVQPEVVDDLRAQVIAREVAKRVAQELTYPGQIRITVVRESRVTAVAR; this is encoded by the coding sequence ATGAAGATCGCGGTGGGTGCCGGATCGGTCGCTTCCCTGGTGCTGGCGGGGGTCCTGGTGGCCGTCCTGGGGGCGACCTGGCTGATGATCCGCCGCCTCCAGGCGGCCCAGCGCCGGGCCGCCGCCGAGAGCACGCAGGCCAGGGAGTGGGCCCAGGCCCAGACCGCGCAGCTGCGCGGCGAACTGGACCGGCGCGAGGAACGGCTGGCCGAGGAGCTGCGCCGGGTGCGCGCCCTGGAGGAGGAGACCGCCGGGCGGGCGGCCGAGCTGGCCCTGGAGAGGGCCGCCGTCCGTGAGCTGGAGACCGGGCGCCGGGCCGCGCTGGAGCGGGTCGCCGGGCTGAGCGCGGAGAGCGCCCGGGCCGAACTGGTCCGCGAGGCCGAGGCGGAGGCCCGGCGTGAGGCGGCCGTCTCCGTCCGGGAGATCGAGCGGACGGCCAAGGCGGAGGCCGACGGCCGGGCCCGCGAGATCATCGCCGGCGCGATCCAGCGGCTGGCCAGCGAGCAGACCGCCGAGACGGTGGTGTCCGTGTTCCGGCTGCCCAGCGAGGACATGAAGGGCCGGATCATCGGTCGGGAGGGCCGCAACATCCGGGCCTTCGAGGCCGTCACCGGGGTCAACCTGATCGTCGACGACACCCCGGAGTCGGTGCAGCTGTCCTGCTTCGACCCCGTCCGGCGGGAGACCGCCCGGCTGACCCTGGAGACCCTGGTCGAGGACGGGCGGATCCACCCGGTGCGGATCGAGGAGGTCCACGAGCGCAGCCGGGCGGAGGTCGAGCGACTCTGCCTGCGGGCCGGGGAGGACGCGCTGCTGGCGGCCCGGGTCGGCGAGATGGCACCGGAGCTGGTCCGGTTGCTCGGTACCCTGCGGTACCGGACGTCGTACGGCCAGAACGTGCTCGGGCACCTGGTGGAGTCGGCGCACATCGGCGGGATGATGGCGGACGAGCTGGGGGTGGACGCGGCCCTGGTGCGACGGGCGGCGCTGCTGCACGACATCGGGAAGGCGCTCACCCACGAGGTCGAGGGCAGCCACGCGGCGATCGGGGCCGAGCTGGCCCGGCGGCACGGGGAGTCGACGGAGGTCGTGCACGCCATCGAGGCGCACCACGGCGAGGTGGACCCGAAGACGGTGGAGGCGGTGCTGACCCAGGCGGCCGACGCCTGCTCGGGCGGCCGGCCGGGGGCGCGTCGCGAGGCGGTGGAGACGTACGTGCGCCGGCTGGAGCGGCTGGAGGAGATCGCCGCCGCCCATGACGGGGTCTCGAAGGTCTTCGCGATGCAGGCGGGGCGCGAGGTGCGGGTGATGGTCCAGCCGGAGGTGGTGGACGACCTGCGGGCCCAGGTGATCGCCCGGGAGGTGGCCAAGCGGGTCGCGCAGGAGCTGACCTACCCGGGGCAGATACGGATCACGGTGGTGCGGGAGAGCCGGGTCACCGCCGTCGCCCGGTGA
- a CDS encoding AI-2E family transporter: protein MVSSPETPNQDTAPTTAPADAGPPAAPRAESAQNRAPRAEGSRAEGSRASGDGRTGSMPRWLPRAMVLALVLVGLFQLADWAFHQLIDLFVMLLVSFFLSLALEPAVDRMAARGIRRGLGTFLVFVAVVVAIVGFLTALGTLLVDQVAKIAGDLPHLLDNLIGWVNRTFHQNLSLDQLQEKLLKDSGSIETYAQQAADNAWGVSSTLIGGLFKAFTVGLFTFYFTADGPRVRRTVCSLLPPAMQGEVLRAWEIALAKTGGYLYSRALLAVVSAAAHWIMFTVLGLPYAAALAVWVGVMSQFVPTIGTYLAGALPVLVALTGRPVDALWVLVFVVVYQQIENYLLHPRITARTVDVHPAVAFGSVIAGAALLGAVGALIAIPAAATLQGFVGTYVRRYEVATDPRIDRGEDRRAARRERRRQTARRLRRMVGGGQDRDDSAGGGPGGGGRRG from the coding sequence GTGGTAAGCAGCCCGGAAACCCCGAATCAGGACACAGCACCCACGACCGCGCCGGCGGACGCCGGACCACCGGCGGCACCCCGCGCCGAGTCCGCGCAGAACCGGGCGCCCCGCGCCGAGGGCTCCCGCGCCGAAGGCTCGCGGGCCTCGGGCGACGGGCGGACCGGCTCGATGCCCCGCTGGCTCCCCAGAGCCATGGTGCTCGCCCTGGTCCTGGTCGGGCTGTTCCAACTGGCCGACTGGGCCTTCCACCAGCTGATCGACCTCTTCGTGATGCTGCTGGTCTCCTTCTTCCTCTCGCTGGCACTGGAGCCCGCCGTCGACCGGATGGCCGCCCGCGGGATACGGCGCGGGCTGGGCACCTTCCTGGTGTTCGTCGCGGTGGTGGTGGCCATCGTCGGTTTCCTGACCGCGCTCGGGACCCTGCTGGTGGACCAGGTGGCGAAGATCGCCGGAGATCTTCCGCACCTGCTCGACAACCTGATCGGCTGGGTCAACCGGACCTTCCACCAGAACCTCTCGCTGGACCAGCTGCAGGAGAAGCTCCTCAAGGACTCGGGCAGCATCGAGACCTACGCGCAGCAGGCCGCGGACAACGCCTGGGGGGTGTCCAGCACCCTGATCGGCGGGCTCTTCAAGGCCTTCACGGTGGGCCTGTTCACCTTCTACTTCACCGCCGACGGGCCCCGGGTGCGCCGGACCGTCTGCTCGCTGCTGCCGCCCGCGATGCAGGGCGAGGTGCTGCGGGCCTGGGAGATCGCGCTGGCCAAGACCGGCGGCTACCTCTACTCGCGGGCGCTGCTCGCGGTCGTCTCGGCCGCCGCGCACTGGATCATGTTCACGGTGCTGGGCCTGCCGTACGCGGCCGCGCTGGCGGTCTGGGTCGGGGTGATGTCGCAGTTCGTGCCCACCATCGGCACCTATCTCGCGGGCGCCCTGCCGGTGCTGGTCGCACTGACCGGGCGGCCGGTGGACGCCCTCTGGGTGCTGGTCTTCGTGGTGGTGTATCAGCAGATCGAGAACTACCTGCTGCACCCGAGGATCACCGCGCGGACGGTGGACGTTCACCCGGCGGTGGCCTTCGGTTCGGTGATCGCCGGCGCCGCGCTGCTGGGGGCTGTGGGCGCGCTGATCGCCATCCCGGCGGCGGCCACCCTGCAGGGGTTCGTGGGGACGTACGTGCGCCGGTACGAGGTGGCCACCGATCCCCGGATCGACCGGGGCGAGGACCGGCGCGCGGCCCGCCGCGAGCGCCGTCGGCAGACGGCGCGCCGGTTGCGGCGGATGGTCGGCGGCGGCCAGGACCGGGACGACTCCGCAGGTGGCGGCCCGGGTGGCGGTGGCCGGAGGGGCTAG
- a CDS encoding GNAT family N-acetyltransferase: protein MTASLITDRLVLRGLTPDDAGHLTALDADPRVMRHLTGGRATPREVVEREVLPRMLGHQGLHASLGYFAAEERAGGAFVGWFEFRPVDERHPLDEVELGYRLRHSAWGRGYATEGALALLRRGFTELGVRRVTATTMAVNTGSRRVMEKVGLRHVRTFHQSWPDPIEGAEHGDVEYALEASDRIRAQASSRGPSGILGA from the coding sequence GTGACGGCATCTCTCATCACGGACCGCCTGGTGCTGCGCGGCCTCACCCCGGACGACGCCGGCCACCTGACGGCCCTGGACGCCGACCCGCGGGTGATGCGCCACCTCACCGGCGGGCGCGCCACCCCCAGGGAGGTGGTCGAGCGCGAGGTGCTGCCCCGGATGCTCGGCCACCAGGGCCTGCACGCCTCGCTCGGGTACTTCGCCGCCGAGGAGCGGGCCGGCGGGGCCTTCGTCGGCTGGTTCGAGTTCCGGCCGGTGGACGAGCGGCACCCGCTGGACGAGGTCGAGCTCGGCTACCGGCTGCGTCACTCGGCCTGGGGCCGCGGCTACGCCACCGAGGGGGCGCTGGCCCTGCTGCGCCGCGGCTTCACCGAACTCGGCGTGCGACGGGTGACGGCGACCACCATGGCGGTCAACACGGGCTCGCGCCGGGTGATGGAGAAGGTCGGGCTGCGCCACGTCCGGACCTTCCATCAGAGCTGGCCCGACCCGATCGAGGGGGCCGAGCACGGCGACGTCGAGTACGCCCTGGAGGCGTCCGACCGGATCCGGGCGCAGGCATCCTCCCGCGGCCCGTCCGGGATACTGGGCGCATGA
- a CDS encoding FAD-dependent monooxygenase, which yields MDPVIVVGAGPVGLALALALARHEVPTVVLDEGTGLCPEGPRSVVLGGDTTALLTRLGYARAASDAARWDSFAIWRRRQEVLRVDLARTPALHLPQHRLQRGLRDALTATPLVQLAPLSRVVELEQDRDGVSVRTRNPQDGTETWWRGSHLVGCDGARSAVRKLLKIRFPGRPAVDRHAVATVRVDLPFPGEARLHREPPWRGDREASARPLPDGLWRLDWRLPPGRPAPTEPVDPHATWPGIVTGDTLLARVKATLTGWCGELPRYDLLAAADHTAQQRLAARFRSGRCFLAGDAAHLHGALGMQNLADGLRDADNLAWRLALAWHLPPHAGGPQPGGSLLDGYEAERRGAVGARLRAVDQTMPLLRPLRGWQQTRRSLLSGSFRKHAPLLADGQLGSGRFGGAPAYPAAPSGVPGRVPVQRGAGRGTSLSELLPATAPGVLVPDLPVLAMDGAADQLHARLGGTFLLLLVAPGTAVWSAQHWLGAGLMPRLAEVAAALPVPAEVLVTEDYPGAAPHTVLLIRPDGHLVGTTQGCHAEGLLALADDARGGPAPLPGTPEPAA from the coding sequence GTGGACCCGGTGATCGTGGTCGGGGCCGGGCCGGTCGGCCTGGCCCTGGCCCTCGCCCTCGCCCGGCACGAGGTTCCGACCGTCGTCCTGGACGAGGGCACCGGCCTGTGCCCCGAAGGGCCGCGCAGCGTCGTCCTCGGCGGCGACACCACCGCCCTGCTGACCCGCCTCGGCTACGCCCGTGCCGCCTCCGACGCCGCCCGCTGGGACAGTTTCGCCATCTGGCGCCGACGGCAGGAGGTCCTCCGGGTGGACCTCGCCCGCACCCCCGCCCTCCACCTGCCGCAGCACCGCCTCCAGCGCGGCCTGCGGGACGCCCTGACCGCCACCCCGCTCGTCCAGCTCGCCCCGCTCAGCCGGGTGGTCGAACTCGAGCAGGACCGCGACGGCGTCAGCGTCCGCACCCGCAACCCGCAGGACGGCACCGAGACCTGGTGGCGCGGCAGCCACCTGGTCGGCTGCGACGGCGCCCGCTCGGCCGTCCGCAAGCTGCTCAAGATCCGCTTTCCCGGCCGCCCGGCCGTCGACCGGCACGCCGTCGCCACCGTCCGGGTCGACCTGCCCTTTCCCGGCGAGGCCAGACTGCACCGCGAGCCCCCCTGGCGCGGCGACCGCGAGGCCTCCGCCCGCCCGCTCCCGGACGGCCTCTGGCGGCTGGACTGGCGCCTGCCCCCCGGCCGGCCCGCCCCCACCGAACCGGTCGACCCGCACGCCACCTGGCCCGGCATCGTCACCGGCGACACCCTGCTCGCCCGGGTGAAGGCCACCCTCACCGGCTGGTGCGGCGAACTCCCCCGCTACGACCTGCTCGCCGCCGCCGACCACACCGCCCAGCAGCGCCTGGCCGCCCGCTTCCGCAGCGGCCGCTGCTTCCTCGCCGGCGACGCCGCCCACCTGCACGGGGCACTCGGCATGCAGAACCTCGCCGACGGCCTGCGCGACGCCGACAACCTGGCCTGGCGGCTCGCCCTGGCCTGGCACCTCCCGCCGCACGCCGGCGGCCCGCAGCCCGGCGGATCCCTGCTCGACGGGTACGAGGCCGAACGCCGGGGAGCCGTCGGCGCCCGGCTGCGCGCGGTCGACCAGACCATGCCGCTGCTGCGCCCGCTGCGCGGCTGGCAGCAGACCCGCCGCTCGCTGCTCAGCGGCTCCTTCCGCAAGCACGCCCCGCTGCTCGCCGACGGCCAGCTCGGCAGCGGACGCTTCGGCGGCGCACCCGCCTACCCGGCGGCGCCCTCCGGCGTCCCCGGCCGGGTGCCCGTGCAGCGCGGCGCCGGCCGCGGCACCTCCCTGTCCGAACTGCTGCCGGCCACCGCGCCCGGCGTCCTCGTCCCCGACCTGCCGGTGCTCGCCATGGACGGCGCCGCCGACCAGCTGCACGCCCGGCTCGGCGGGACCTTCCTGCTCCTGCTGGTCGCCCCCGGCACCGCCGTCTGGTCCGCCCAGCACTGGTTGGGCGCCGGCCTGATGCCCCGACTGGCCGAGGTCGCCGCCGCGCTCCCGGTGCCCGCCGAAGTGCTGGTCACCGAGGACTACCCCGGCGCCGCCCCGCACACCGTGCTGCTGATCCGGCCCGACGGACACCTGGTCGGCACCACCCAGGGCTGCCACGCCGAGGGCCTGCTGGCACTGGCCGACGACGCCCGTGGCGGCCCCGCGCCCCTGCCCGGCACCCCGGAGCCGGCCGCCTGA
- a CDS encoding amino acid ABC transporter ATP-binding protein, with translation MSTSIVKDLAPGAAPLVVLDGVNKHFGALHVLQDINLEIAQGEVVVLIGPSGSGKSTLCRTINRLETVDSGTITIDGRPLPAEGRELAQLRAEVGMVFQSFNLFAHKTVLENVMLGQVKVRKVPRARAEETARELLERVGVAAQADKLPAQLSGGQQQRVAIARALAMNPKVMLFDEPTSALDPEMINEVLEVMRRLAADGMTMVVVTHEMGFARSAANRVLFMADGRIVEENTPEAFFTAPRSDRAKDFLSKILHH, from the coding sequence ATGAGCACGAGCATCGTCAAGGACCTCGCCCCCGGTGCGGCCCCGCTGGTCGTCCTGGACGGCGTGAACAAGCACTTCGGCGCCCTGCACGTGCTGCAGGACATCAACCTGGAGATCGCGCAGGGCGAGGTGGTGGTGCTGATCGGCCCGTCCGGCTCCGGCAAGTCGACGCTGTGCCGCACCATCAACCGCCTGGAGACGGTCGACTCCGGCACCATCACCATCGACGGCCGGCCGCTGCCCGCCGAGGGCCGCGAGCTGGCGCAGCTGCGCGCCGAGGTCGGCATGGTGTTCCAGAGCTTCAACCTGTTCGCGCACAAGACGGTGCTGGAGAACGTGATGCTCGGCCAGGTCAAGGTGCGCAAGGTGCCCCGCGCCCGGGCCGAGGAGACCGCCCGGGAGCTGCTGGAGCGGGTCGGCGTGGCCGCGCAGGCCGACAAGCTCCCGGCCCAGCTGTCCGGCGGGCAGCAGCAGCGGGTGGCGATCGCCCGCGCCCTCGCGATGAACCCCAAGGTCATGCTGTTCGACGAGCCGACCTCGGCCCTCGACCCGGAGATGATCAACGAGGTGCTGGAGGTGATGCGCAGGCTCGCCGCCGACGGCATGACGATGGTCGTCGTCACCCACGAGATGGGCTTCGCGCGCTCCGCCGCCAACCGCGTCCTCTTCATGGCCGACGGCCGGATCGTCGAGGAGAACACCCCCGAAGCCTTCTTCACCGCCCCGCGCAGCGACCGCGCCAAGGACTTCCTTTCGAAGATCCTGCACCACTGA
- a CDS encoding glutamate ABC transporter substrate-binding protein, whose protein sequence is MRTRHIIAATLCVVALTATTAACGKSGTPGDSAAGASAAPKLPTYQVKADAKVEGSKTFDAAKSRGKLIIGAKADQPFLGFEDLSTNTRNGFDIEIAKMIAADLGFSADKIEWKTIASANRETEIKGGGIDYYVGTYSITDTRKTSVSFAGPYYIAGQDLLVNKDNTEITGPESVKGKNVCTVTGSTSIKQIEPYGAKITQYETYSQCVDKLLTKEVDAVTTDDSILKGYAAKNAGKFKLVGKPFTKENYGVGLGKDDKALRDAISDALKAHEDNGDWKKAYDATLGLSGSPAEIPALNRY, encoded by the coding sequence ATGAGGACTCGTCACATCATCGCCGCCACGCTCTGTGTCGTCGCGCTGACCGCCACCACCGCCGCCTGCGGCAAGAGCGGCACCCCGGGCGACAGTGCCGCGGGCGCCTCCGCCGCCCCGAAGCTGCCGACCTACCAGGTGAAGGCCGACGCCAAGGTGGAGGGCTCGAAGACCTTCGACGCCGCCAAGAGCCGCGGCAAGCTGATCATCGGCGCCAAGGCCGACCAGCCCTTCCTCGGCTTCGAGGACCTCAGCACCAACACCCGCAACGGTTTCGACATCGAGATCGCCAAGATGATCGCCGCCGACCTCGGCTTCTCCGCCGACAAGATCGAGTGGAAGACCATCGCCTCGGCGAACCGCGAGACCGAGATCAAGGGCGGCGGCATCGACTACTACGTCGGTACCTACAGCATCACCGACACCCGCAAGACCTCGGTGTCCTTCGCCGGCCCGTACTACATCGCCGGCCAGGACCTGCTGGTGAACAAGGACAACACCGAGATCACCGGCCCCGAGTCGGTCAAGGGCAAGAACGTCTGCACGGTCACCGGCTCCACCTCGATCAAGCAGATCGAGCCCTACGGCGCCAAGATCACCCAGTACGAGACCTACTCCCAGTGCGTCGACAAGCTGCTGACCAAGGAGGTCGACGCGGTCACCACCGACGACTCGATCCTCAAGGGCTACGCGGCCAAGAACGCCGGCAAGTTCAAGCTCGTCGGCAAGCCGTTCACCAAGGAGAACTACGGCGTCGGCCTGGGCAAGGACGACAAGGCGCTGCGCGACGCGATCAGCGACGCGCTGAAGGCGCACGAGGACAACGGCGACTGGAAGAAGGCCTACGACGCCACCCTCGGCCTCTCCGGCTCCCCCGCCGAGATCCCGGCCCTGAACCGCTACTGA
- a CDS encoding DUF3046 domain-containing protein, producing MRLTEFWRRMYEHFGEVYAESFASDHVMSELGGRTVHQALDAGWEAKDVWRVICDTQGVSALLR from the coding sequence ATGAGGCTGACCGAGTTCTGGCGACGGATGTACGAGCACTTCGGCGAGGTGTACGCGGAGTCCTTCGCGTCCGACCACGTGATGAGCGAGCTCGGCGGCCGGACGGTGCACCAGGCGCTGGACGCGGGTTGGGAGGCCAAGGACGTCTGGCGGGTGATCTGCGACACCCAGGGCGTGTCGGCGCTGCTGCGCTGA
- the recA gene encoding recombinase RecA: MAGTDREKALENALAQIERQFGKGSVMRLGDQSRAPIDVIPTGSTALDVALGVGGLPRGRVIEIYGPESSGKTTLTLHAAASAQKLGGTVAFVDAEHALDPEYARKLGVDTDSLLVSQPDTGEQALEITDMLIRSGAVDLIIIDSVAALVPRAEIEGEMGDSHVGLQARLMSQALRKIAGALNQSNTTAIFINQLREKIGVMFGSPETTTGGRALKFYASVRLDIRRIETLKDGTEAVGNRTRVKVVKNKVAAPFKQAEFDILYGHGISWEGGLIDMGVEHGFIRKAGAWYTYEGDQLGQGKENARNFLRDNPQLAEEIEKKIKQKLGIGPKSETPAEGAEVAEAADAAKPITATAAKTAAAKKTAAAAKA, translated from the coding sequence ATGGCAGGTACGGACCGCGAGAAGGCCCTTGAGAACGCACTCGCGCAGATTGAGCGGCAGTTCGGCAAGGGCTCGGTGATGCGCCTCGGCGACCAGTCCCGCGCCCCGATCGACGTGATCCCGACCGGCTCCACGGCGCTGGACGTGGCGCTCGGCGTCGGCGGCCTGCCGCGTGGCCGGGTGATCGAGATCTACGGTCCGGAGTCCTCCGGCAAGACCACGCTGACCCTGCACGCCGCGGCCAGCGCCCAGAAGCTCGGCGGCACGGTCGCCTTCGTGGACGCCGAGCACGCCCTCGACCCGGAGTACGCCCGGAAGCTCGGCGTGGACACCGACTCGCTGCTGGTCAGCCAGCCGGACACCGGTGAGCAGGCGCTGGAGATCACCGACATGCTGATCCGCTCCGGCGCGGTCGACCTGATCATCATCGACTCCGTCGCGGCGCTCGTCCCGCGTGCGGAGATCGAGGGTGAGATGGGCGACTCGCACGTCGGTCTGCAGGCCCGCCTGATGAGCCAGGCGCTGCGGAAGATCGCCGGTGCGCTCAACCAGTCGAACACCACCGCGATCTTCATCAACCAGCTGCGCGAGAAGATCGGCGTCATGTTCGGCTCGCCCGAGACCACCACCGGTGGCCGCGCGCTGAAGTTCTACGCCTCGGTGCGCCTGGACATCCGCCGGATCGAGACCCTGAAGGACGGCACCGAGGCGGTCGGCAACCGTACCCGCGTCAAGGTCGTCAAGAACAAGGTCGCCGCGCCGTTCAAGCAGGCCGAGTTCGACATCCTCTACGGCCACGGCATCAGCTGGGAGGGTGGCCTGATCGACATGGGTGTCGAGCACGGCTTCATCCGCAAGGCCGGCGCCTGGTACACGTACGAGGGCGACCAGCTCGGCCAGGGCAAGGAGAACGCCCGTAACTTCCTGCGGGACAACCCGCAGCTGGCCGAGGAGATCGAGAAGAAGATCAAGCAGAAGCTGGGCATCGGCCCGAAGTCGGAGACCCCGGCCGAGGGTGCGGAGGTCGCCGAGGCCGCCGACGCTGCCAAGCCGATCACCGCGACCGCCGCCAAGACGGCCGCGGCGAAGAAGACGGCGGCGGCCGCCAAGGCCTGA
- a CDS encoding regulatory protein RecX, protein MEEETGPAGAGGQDTARGAAAKGRASSAPGFGGSPSGRPAFGRRAPGAAEADHGQEEYPEQHADEPDREYGRRADGRRPGGRRQKGRSQGEREPATARPQESADPAARARDICLRLLTGTAKTRKQLADALRKREIPDEVADEVLTRLEEVGLIDDAAYADAWVESRHAARGLARRALAQELRTRGVAGELVEQAMAQLGPDEEAEAARALVERKLRATKGLEQQARTRRLVGMLARRGYSEGLAYRVVREALGEEDDGQEPDGW, encoded by the coding sequence CTGGAGGAGGAGACCGGGCCGGCCGGTGCGGGCGGGCAGGACACCGCCCGGGGCGCGGCCGCCAAGGGCAGGGCCTCGTCGGCCCCGGGCTTCGGGGGTTCGCCGTCCGGACGCCCGGCCTTCGGACGCCGGGCTCCCGGTGCGGCCGAGGCCGATCACGGCCAGGAGGAGTACCCCGAGCAGCACGCCGACGAGCCCGACCGGGAGTACGGTCGGCGCGCCGACGGCCGACGGCCCGGCGGACGCCGGCAGAAAGGCCGCTCGCAGGGCGAGCGCGAGCCCGCGACCGCCCGGCCCCAGGAGTCGGCCGACCCGGCGGCCCGGGCCCGGGACATCTGCCTGCGCCTGCTCACCGGCACGGCCAAGACCCGCAAGCAGCTCGCGGACGCGCTGCGCAAGCGCGAGATCCCGGACGAGGTCGCCGACGAGGTACTCACCCGGCTCGAAGAGGTCGGACTGATCGACGACGCGGCCTACGCCGACGCCTGGGTCGAGTCGCGGCACGCCGCCCGCGGGCTGGCCCGGCGCGCGCTGGCGCAGGAGCTGCGGACCAGGGGCGTGGCCGGCGAGCTGGTCGAGCAGGCGATGGCCCAGCTGGGCCCCGACGAGGAGGCCGAGGCGGCCCGCGCCCTGGTCGAGCGGAAGCTGCGCGCCACGAAGGGCCTGGAACAGCAGGCCCGAACCCGACGGCTGGTCGGCATGCTCGCCCGGCGGGGCTACTCGGAGGGGCTGGCCTACCGGGTCGTCCGCGAGGCGCTGGGCGAGGAGGACGACGGCCAGGAGCCCGACGGCTGGTGA